From Arcobacter sp. CECT 8983, the proteins below share one genomic window:
- a CDS encoding AraC family transcriptional regulator, whose translation MCTYISSNQLWDSIEKEFSPYESRKNGNILLEEKFGSMSLNFFNTGSGINYSSCVATFNEDTILEGKYNSSISYLIFNTSANIRIESNKFSNSLDLNTNTYYKGQRFDGLKEKALYQKNKKYIFHYLVFKDDLFKSFIKDESILSPNPNSQILLQQNILLKELIDINLIEKNTRELYYESKILELTYNTINNLNESSFKSLHFLNEKDIQALHKAREILINNIHNPPSLKELAYKSAINEFKLKKGFKQLFGNTVYGFLQEYRLNKAKKLLEIDDINISEAAYLVGYKNISHFSTIFKKYFGYSPINIKKKQKKYYL comes from the coding sequence CCTTATGAAAGCAGAAAAAATGGGAATATTTTATTAGAAGAAAAGTTTGGAAGTATGAGTTTGAATTTTTTTAATACAGGTTCTGGAATAAATTACTCTTCTTGTGTTGCAACTTTTAATGAAGATACAATTTTAGAAGGAAAATATAATAGTAGTATTTCTTATTTGATTTTTAATACAAGTGCAAATATTCGAATAGAATCTAATAAATTTTCAAATAGTTTGGATTTAAATACTAATACATACTATAAAGGGCAAAGATTTGATGGGTTAAAAGAAAAAGCATTATATCAAAAAAATAAAAAATATATTTTTCATTATTTAGTATTTAAAGATGATTTATTTAAATCCTTTATAAAAGATGAAAGTATTTTGTCTCCAAATCCAAATAGCCAAATTTTATTACAGCAAAATATCCTACTTAAGGAACTTATTGATATTAATTTAATAGAAAAAAACACAAGAGAATTATATTATGAATCCAAAATTTTAGAATTAACTTACAATACTATAAATAATCTAAATGAATCTTCGTTTAAGAGTTTACATTTTTTAAATGAAAAAGATATACAAGCTTTACATAAAGCTAGAGAAATATTGATTAATAACATACATAATCCTCCTTCTTTAAAAGAATTAGCATATAAATCAGCCATAAATGAATTTAAATTAAAAAAAGGCTTCAAACAACTTTTTGGAAATACAGTTTATGGATTTTTACAAGAGTATAGATTGAATAAAGCAAAAAAACTTTTAGAAATAGATGATATTAATATTTCAGAAGCCGCTTATTTAGTGGGATATAAAAATATAAGTCATTTTAGTACTATATTTAAAAAGTATTTTGGATATTCTCCTATTAATATTAAAAAAAAGCAAAAGAAATATTATTTATAA
- the cbiB gene encoding adenosylcobinamide-phosphate synthase CbiB yields MYLELLFFAYLIDFIFGEFHIIRTLYHPIILFGNYIKWFEKKFYEDSIFRGFILTVSLLSLVFIVTFLLSKIDNIYFQALLCSFTISSKMLYDSVKEVISSTNPKHAISMLVSRDTKEMSESDINKAAIETYAENLSDGVIAPMFYMIFFGIVGAFIYKAINTLDSMVGYRNEKYENFGKFAAKLDDVVNFLPARITALLIALLFFSKKAFKAFYNYGEKHESPNAGHPISAMALVLNVSLGGPTSYFGKVKEKPYFGDGKKNIEKEDVKKALDFKLRFDIFIFSTFSLFFLFS; encoded by the coding sequence ATGTATTTAGAACTTTTATTCTTTGCTTACTTAATTGACTTTATCTTTGGAGAGTTTCATATAATTAGAACTCTTTATCACCCTATTATTCTTTTTGGAAACTATATAAAATGGTTTGAAAAGAAGTTTTATGAAGACTCTATCTTTAGAGGTTTTATATTGACTGTTTCTTTATTATCTCTTGTTTTTATAGTTACTTTTTTATTAAGTAAAATTGATAATATATATTTTCAAGCCCTACTTTGCTCTTTTACTATCTCTTCTAAAATGCTTTATGATAGTGTAAAAGAGGTAATTTCTTCAACTAATCCAAAACATGCAATTTCAATGCTTGTAAGCCGTGATACAAAGGAAATGAGTGAAAGTGATATAAACAAAGCTGCCATTGAAACTTATGCTGAAAACTTAAGTGATGGAGTTATTGCTCCAATGTTTTATATGATCTTTTTTGGTATTGTGGGAGCCTTTATTTATAAAGCAATTAATACGCTAGATTCTATGGTTGGATATAGAAATGAAAAATACGAAAACTTTGGTAAGTTTGCAGCTAAACTTGATGATGTAGTTAACTTTCTTCCAGCTAGAATAACCGCACTTTTAATAGCCCTACTTTTCTTTTCAAAAAAAGCTTTTAAGGCATTTTATAACTATGGGGAAAAACATGAAAGCCCAAATGCTGGGCATCCAATCTCAGCTATGGCACTTGTTTTAAATGTCTCATTGGGAGGTCCTACTTCTTACTTTGGAAAAGTTAAAGAAAAGCCTTATTTTGGAGATGGGAAAAAAAATATAGAAAAAGAAGATGTAAAAAAAGCACTAGATTTCAAACTAAGATTTGATATCTTTATTTTTTCAACTTTTAGCTTATTTTTTCTATTTTCTTAA
- a CDS encoding aminotransferase class I/II-fold pyridoxal phosphate-dependent enzyme, giving the protein MKEFQHGGDIKSFAKKANCKEKEAIDLSSNINFLKPILDIDFNSLEISSYPNYDKLYRAISKHYNVMKSQIELYNGGSSVIFKLFENLKLKHCTIYSPAYLEYKKAAQNFDYKIDLINRFENIKKEVKKGSFVIFVNPSTPDAKCYNIKKLLNYWIKKECTILIDESFLEFTNHESATKYIKEYDKLYILKSMTKFYSSAGIRVGTIISSKENIKRLKEKEPMWKISTFDMTYLIEVLKYKNFYEKTKAKNKENKKHLISTLKKYSFIKKIYKSEANYLLVELKDIKAKELQEELIPYKIMIRDCSNFDFLGKHHVRIAVKSKKSIKLLEKAFKEIEKCI; this is encoded by the coding sequence ATGAAAGAGTTTCAGCACGGTGGAGATATAAAAAGTTTTGCAAAAAAAGCAAACTGTAAAGAAAAAGAAGCAATAGATTTATCTTCAAATATAAACTTTCTAAAACCAATACTTGATATAGATTTTAATAGTTTAGAGATCTCTTCTTATCCAAATTATGACAAGCTTTATAGGGCTATTTCAAAACATTACAACGTAATGAAATCTCAAATTGAATTATACAATGGTGGTAGTTCTGTCATCTTCAAACTTTTTGAAAACTTGAAATTAAAACATTGTACAATATATTCCCCTGCATACCTAGAATACAAGAAAGCAGCACAAAATTTTGATTACAAAATTGATTTAATAAATAGATTTGAAAATATAAAAAAGGAAGTTAAAAAGGGTTCTTTTGTTATATTTGTAAACCCTTCAACTCCTGATGCAAAATGTTATAATATAAAGAAGCTATTAAATTATTGGATAAAAAAAGAGTGTACAATTTTAATAGATGAAAGCTTTTTAGAATTTACAAACCATGAATCTGCAACAAAATACATAAAAGAGTATGACAAACTTTATATTCTAAAATCTATGACAAAGTTCTATTCTAGTGCTGGTATTAGAGTTGGAACTATTATCTCATCAAAAGAAAATATAAAAAGACTAAAAGAAAAAGAGCCAATGTGGAAGATTTCTACTTTTGATATGACTTATTTAATAGAAGTTTTAAAATATAAGAATTTTTATGAAAAAACAAAGGCAAAAAACAAAGAAAACAAAAAGCATTTAATCTCTACACTTAAAAAATATTCTTTTATAAAAAAGATTTATAAAAGTGAAGCAAACTACCTTTTAGTAGAACTAAAAGATATCAAAGCAAAAGAGTTACAAGAAGAACTAATACCATACAAAATCATGATACGAGATTGTTCTAACTTTGATTTTTTAGGAAAGCATCATGTAAGAATTGCTGTAAAAAGCAAAAAAAGTATCAAACTTTTAGAAAAAGCTTTTAAAGAAATAGAAAAATGTATTTAG
- a CDS encoding metallophosphoesterase, with protein sequence MKIAILSDIHSNVYALEEVIKDIRNRNIEVVLNLGDMFYGPIEPRATYELIRENKFINICGNQDREILEASLTQLEENPTLKYVYEDLGKEVLYWIQDLQFEKIIGGTYYMVHGTYFDDSQYLLEDISNGEINLRSDEEIIKLTDNIETPFIFCGHSHLPRIHKLNSGQIVINPGSVGLQAYEDELPSKHKIQNHTPDAAYTILTVEENQYSVEQVRVAYDFEKAALKAEENGRPDWAHALRTGEVL encoded by the coding sequence ATGAAAATAGCGATTTTATCTGATATACACTCAAATGTTTATGCCCTAGAAGAAGTAATAAAAGATATTAGAAATAGGAATATTGAAGTAGTTTTAAACCTTGGAGATATGTTTTATGGACCAATTGAACCAAGGGCTACATATGAACTAATAAGAGAGAATAAATTCATAAATATTTGTGGAAATCAAGATAGAGAAATCCTTGAAGCAAGTCTTACTCAACTTGAAGAAAACCCTACTTTAAAATATGTATATGAAGACTTAGGGAAAGAAGTTTTATACTGGATTCAAGATTTACAATTTGAGAAAATCATTGGTGGTACATATTATATGGTTCATGGAACATATTTTGATGATAGCCAGTACTTATTAGAAGATATTTCAAATGGCGAAATAAATTTAAGAAGTGATGAAGAGATTATAAAACTAACTGATAATATTGAAACACCATTTATCTTTTGTGGACACTCTCACTTACCTAGAATTCATAAGCTAAACTCTGGGCAAATAGTTATAAACCCAGGTTCTGTAGGGCTACAAGCATATGAAGATGAACTTCCAAGTAAACATAAAATACAAAACCATACCCCAGATGCAGCTTATACTATTTTAACTGTAGAAGAAAATCAATATAGTGTTGAGCAAGTAAGAGTTGCCTATGATTTTGAAAAAGCAGCTTTAAAAGCAGAAGAAAATGGAAGACCTGATTGGGCACATGCTCTTAGAACTGGAGAGGTGTTATAA
- a CDS encoding GNAT family N-acetyltransferase, which produces MNSLGYEGTESFIKRRISELLNHKDEVLLVAEKENKILGIISLHFIPQLALEKDFCRISYFCISNTARSQGIGAILEAKAVELATNRGCDRMEVHCNERRTEAHRFYYRQGYIDSPKYLYKSLIENKTH; this is translated from the coding sequence ATGAATTCTCTGGGTTATGAAGGAACTGAATCATTTATAAAAAGAAGAATTTCAGAACTTTTAAATCATAAAGATGAAGTTCTTTTAGTAGCAGAAAAAGAAAATAAGATTCTTGGAATAATCTCTTTACACTTCATCCCTCAACTTGCATTAGAAAAAGATTTTTGTAGAATTAGTTACTTTTGTATTTCTAATACAGCAAGAAGCCAAGGCATAGGTGCTATTTTAGAAGCAAAAGCCGTTGAATTAGCTACTAATAGGGGATGTGATCGTATGGAAGTTCATTGTAATGAAAGGCGTACTGAAGCTCATCGTTTCTATTATCGTCAAGGTTATATAGATTCTCCTAAATATTTATATAAATCATTAATTGAAAATAAAACACATTAA
- a CDS encoding precorrin-3B C(17)-methyltransferase gives MAKKLYIVSSGAGGTSYITPEARNALEECEVVVSYSKYARELKELIEGKEIFTSGMTHEIERCNQAIEYAKSGKTTCIVSNGDANVYGMATLIVEIMDEKDLWDEVELISLPGVTSFLAAASKVGAPVSQDFSIISLSDRLTDINLIDKRVKAALDCDFVLGIYNPKSKKRILPYQNFLRALEDGYQDRIAIIASHVGRDEKEKITITTAQDLIDQDIEHEAVSMSTLIIICNSNSKLTKNGKVLTPRGYLNKYKLDGELKNN, from the coding sequence ATGGCAAAAAAATTATATATAGTTAGTTCAGGTGCTGGTGGAACATCATATATCACTCCAGAAGCTAGAAATGCACTTGAAGAGTGCGAAGTAGTAGTTTCATATAGTAAATACGCTAGAGAGCTAAAAGAGCTAATAGAGGGTAAAGAGATATTTACATCAGGAATGACACACGAGATAGAAAGATGTAATCAAGCAATAGAGTATGCAAAATCAGGAAAAACAACTTGTATCGTATCAAATGGAGATGCAAATGTATATGGAATGGCAACTTTAATAGTTGAAATTATGGATGAAAAAGATTTATGGGATGAGGTAGAGCTTATCTCTCTTCCTGGTGTTACTTCATTTTTAGCAGCAGCTAGTAAAGTTGGAGCTCCTGTATCACAAGACTTTTCTATAATCTCACTATCAGATAGACTAACAGATATAAACCTAATAGATAAAAGAGTTAAAGCAGCACTTGATTGTGACTTTGTTTTAGGTATTTATAATCCAAAATCTAAAAAAAGAATACTTCCATATCAAAACTTCTTAAGAGCCTTAGAAGATGGATATCAAGATAGAATTGCAATCATTGCTTCACATGTAGGTAGAGATGAAAAAGAGAAAATTACTATAACAACTGCCCAAGATTTGATAGATCAAGATATAGAACACGAAGCAGTTTCTATGTCAACATTGATTATAATTTGTAATTCAAACTCAAAATTAACAAAAAATGGAAAAGTTTTAACACCTAGAGGATATTTAAATAAATACAAACTTGATGGGGAATTAAAAAATAACTAA
- a CDS encoding cobalt-precorrin 5A hydrolase, with the protein MSKLKIALVSINQPSLNSACKLLDYLEDFEVDVYGKKDLEHNLENLNTYEKIDTVLQDGWKKYDAIICILAMGIVVRKIAPLLESKATDPAIIVMSMDLTKVIPLLSGHIGGANELSDLLASRLPNCMNFVSTATDQTKTFAFDMFAKKNNLEIENLKCLAKISNSLLNKKEVEVKTYESIFETILNKTNLKRVDEQSSELCVNITPFSDENLTLKPKVYLGIGCNRNTSFEDIESSFFWFLEKYNIKKEQIENIASFEAKADEKGLLEFASKYNFDIKFYNEAEINSLQGEFSPSQATKFFGLKGVSEPSSMLVSKYNELIIPKNVYEKKITIAAAV; encoded by the coding sequence ATGAGTAAATTAAAAATTGCCCTAGTTTCAATAAATCAACCAAGTCTAAACTCTGCTTGCAAACTTTTAGATTACCTAGAAGATTTTGAAGTTGATGTTTATGGTAAAAAAGATTTAGAACACAATCTTGAAAACCTAAATACATACGAAAAAATAGATACAGTTTTACAAGATGGCTGGAAAAAGTATGATGCTATTATTTGTATTTTGGCTATGGGAATTGTGGTTAGAAAAATTGCACCACTTTTAGAGAGTAAAGCAACTGACCCGGCTATTATAGTTATGAGTATGGATTTGACAAAGGTTATACCACTTCTAAGTGGACATATTGGTGGAGCAAATGAGTTAAGTGATTTATTAGCTTCTAGACTTCCAAACTGTATGAACTTTGTATCAACAGCAACAGACCAGACAAAAACTTTTGCTTTTGATATGTTTGCAAAGAAAAACAATCTAGAAATAGAAAACCTAAAATGCTTAGCAAAAATCTCTAACTCACTTCTAAATAAAAAAGAAGTTGAAGTAAAAACCTATGAGAGTATCTTTGAAACAATACTAAATAAAACAAATCTAAAAAGAGTAGATGAGCAAAGTTCTGAACTATGCGTTAATATAACTCCATTTTCTGATGAGAATCTAACTTTAAAACCAAAAGTATACTTAGGTATTGGATGTAATAGAAATACATCGTTTGAAGATATAGAAAGCTCATTTTTTTGGTTTTTAGAAAAATACAATATTAAAAAAGAGCAAATAGAAAATATAGCTTCATTTGAAGCAAAAGCTGATGAGAAAGGACTTTTAGAGTTTGCTTCAAAATACAATTTTGATATCAAGTTTTACAATGAAGCAGAGATAAACTCGCTTCAAGGGGAATTTTCTCCTTCTCAAGCAACAAAGTTTTTTGGACTTAAAGGTGTTAGTGAACCTTCATCTATGTTAGTTTCAAAATACAACGAACTTATCATACCTAAAAATGTGTATGAGAAAAAAATCACAATAGCAGCCGCAGTATAA
- the cobM gene encoding precorrin-4 C(11)-methyltransferase, with amino-acid sequence MVYFIGAGPGDPDLVTVKAQKILQKADVILYTGSLVPKEVLSWCKEEAIIEDSQGMKYPEIFAFLEKYKDKVIARVHTGDPSIYSTIAKQIEFLQEQNIKYEVIPGITAAFGAAASLGIEYTIPGVSQTIILTRVEGKTPNPEKLENILACKNSSLVFYLSILLLKKLKKKAIEMGYSPDTPCWVVEKATWKEEEIFKGTISDIENQVSHIKGVALILFGDFLKQEETEESHLYVKPLVKELEKQKAKNE; translated from the coding sequence ATGGTTTATTTTATAGGTGCTGGTCCAGGGGATCCAGACTTAGTAACAGTAAAAGCACAAAAAATACTTCAAAAAGCTGATGTAATTTTATATACAGGTTCACTTGTACCAAAAGAAGTTCTTTCTTGGTGCAAAGAAGAAGCTATCATAGAAGATTCTCAAGGGATGAAATATCCAGAGATATTTGCTTTTTTAGAAAAATACAAAGATAAAGTAATAGCAAGAGTTCATACGGGAGATCCTTCTATTTACTCAACAATTGCAAAGCAAATAGAGTTTCTACAAGAACAAAATATAAAATATGAAGTGATCCCAGGAATTACAGCTGCTTTTGGAGCAGCAGCTAGTCTTGGAATTGAATACACTATTCCAGGTGTTTCTCAAACTATTATTCTTACACGTGTAGAAGGAAAAACTCCAAACCCTGAAAAGTTAGAGAATATACTTGCTTGTAAAAACTCATCACTAGTATTTTATCTATCAATCTTACTTCTTAAGAAGCTTAAGAAAAAAGCAATAGAAATGGGGTATTCACCAGATACACCTTGTTGGGTAGTTGAAAAAGCAACTTGGAAAGAAGAAGAGATTTTCAAAGGAACTATTTCAGATATTGAAAATCAAGTTTCTCATATAAAAGGTGTTGCTTTGATTTTATTTGGGGACTTTTTAAAACAAGAAGAGACAGAAGAATCACATCTTTATGTAAAACCACTTGTAAAAGAGCTAGAGAAACAAAAGGCTAAAAATGAGTAA
- the cbiT gene encoding precorrin-6Y C5,15-methyltransferase (decarboxylating) subunit CbiT, which translates to MVTIAGNGMGDYTFTNLDFDISRFDKIICDSNFKEEASNILKLKYKEAKEYLLENYDKEEILYVVTGSPLFFSAGTIIAKNLPKEKVKIINNTSSKTYMCQKLFISETEIDVISLHGRVDFDLQNFLQNKYTFVLCDKFTIARLKTALSFFNSSSITTTIGYKLGFVDEKIEEIDLLQFDEKSLDLSQPFVLLIKKEFESKNIISEDVEFETERGMITKKYKRQLTLQNLDLEPNNLLWDIGAGSGSCAIEAYKRYKVKTTLFEKNETRAEFIKQNLTNHHVIETKLFEGEAQEIIPSLEETPQKIFVGGGGVEVIKQLPMLYKKLDEKGIMLINAITLKHLNLMLTVLNEAKIEYEIHSISLTTYKGKLDLVEPERQLFQIKIYKKNKEEEN; encoded by the coding sequence ATGGTAACAATAGCTGGTAATGGTATGGGAGATTATACCTTTACAAATTTAGACTTTGATATTAGCAGGTTTGATAAGATTATCTGTGATTCAAACTTCAAAGAAGAAGCTTCAAATATTCTAAAACTAAAATATAAAGAAGCAAAAGAGTATCTTTTAGAAAACTATGACAAAGAAGAGATTTTATATGTAGTTACTGGTTCACCTCTATTTTTTAGTGCTGGAACAATTATTGCTAAAAACTTACCTAAAGAAAAAGTAAAAATCATAAATAACACTTCTTCTAAAACATATATGTGCCAGAAACTTTTTATTAGTGAAACTGAAATAGATGTAATATCTTTACATGGAAGAGTTGATTTTGATTTACAAAACTTCTTACAAAATAAATACACATTTGTGCTTTGTGATAAATTTACAATTGCAAGATTAAAAACTGCCCTTTCATTTTTTAACTCTTCTTCTATAACTACAACTATAGGCTATAAGCTTGGCTTCGTTGATGAAAAAATAGAAGAGATAGATTTACTTCAATTTGATGAAAAATCTCTTGATTTGTCTCAACCTTTTGTACTACTTATTAAAAAAGAGTTTGAATCTAAAAACATAATTAGTGAAGATGTAGAGTTTGAAACTGAAAGAGGAATGATTACAAAGAAGTACAAAAGACAACTTACTTTACAAAACCTTGATTTAGAACCAAACAATCTTTTATGGGATATTGGAGCAGGAAGTGGTTCTTGTGCAATAGAAGCATACAAAAGATACAAGGTTAAAACAACACTTTTTGAAAAAAATGAAACAAGAGCAGAGTTTATAAAACAAAATCTTACAAATCATCATGTAATAGAGACTAAACTATTTGAAGGTGAAGCACAAGAGATAATCCCAAGTTTAGAAGAAACCCCACAAAAAATATTTGTAGGTGGTGGTGGAGTTGAAGTTATAAAACAACTTCCAATGCTTTATAAAAAATTAGATGAAAAGGGAATTATGCTTATAAATGCAATAACACTAAAACATTTAAACCTAATGTTAACTGTATTAAATGAAGCAAAAATAGAGTATGAAATCCACTCAATCTCACTTACAACTTACAAAGGAAAACTTGATTTAGTAGAGCCTGAAAGACAACTATTTCAAATAAAAATATACAAAAAGAATAAAGAAGAGGAAAACTAA
- the cbiD gene encoding cobalt-precorrin-5B (C(1))-methyltransferase CbiD gives MSEKKVLRKGYTTGTHTVAAFRSCLDTFLVTNSQTITKTNKIDNDDLDVTKGCEIVVSLDFDKNQFLLNPTFQKPQIFSCGTNSLEIYAGLGVGVVTKKGLKIQAPYPAINPAPLQAMQEYFEIKAKNKENLHLKCCVSVTNGQEIAKQTANSKVGVLEGISILGTTGIVKPVSSSAYIDSVKTEIEFAIQNNYETIYFTLGNSAFKVACSKANEEAIIEIGNFVYDSVELATKQNAKEVIFLCGIGKMTKVYQGFKNTHNRFGVIDFTKLQLDIKENLGYEVDIEATLTVKGISQELEKVGLLDAFYEMITKKANEQIKQWFKTSNVKAIILEQKEVLGW, from the coding sequence ATGTCTGAAAAAAAAGTTTTAAGAAAAGGATATACAACAGGAACTCACACAGTTGCTGCATTTAGGTCTTGTTTAGATACATTTTTAGTTACAAATTCTCAAACAATAACTAAAACAAATAAAATAGACAATGATGATTTAGATGTAACAAAAGGCTGTGAGATAGTTGTATCATTGGACTTTGATAAAAATCAATTCTTATTGAACCCTACTTTTCAAAAACCTCAAATATTTTCTTGTGGAACAAATAGTTTAGAAATCTATGCAGGTCTTGGAGTAGGAGTGGTAACAAAAAAGGGATTAAAAATACAAGCGCCCTATCCTGCTATAAATCCTGCTCCACTACAAGCTATGCAAGAGTATTTTGAGATAAAAGCAAAGAATAAAGAAAACCTGCATCTAAAATGTTGTGTAAGCGTTACAAATGGTCAAGAAATAGCTAAACAAACAGCAAACTCAAAAGTTGGAGTACTTGAAGGTATCTCAATCCTTGGAACAACAGGGATTGTAAAACCTGTATCAAGTTCAGCTTATATAGACTCTGTGAAAACTGAAATAGAGTTTGCAATACAAAACAACTATGAAACCATCTATTTTACCCTTGGGAACTCTGCTTTTAAAGTAGCTTGTTCTAAGGCAAATGAAGAAGCAATTATAGAAATAGGAAATTTTGTTTATGACTCAGTTGAACTTGCAACAAAACAAAATGCAAAAGAAGTAATCTTTTTATGTGGAATTGGAAAGATGACAAAGGTTTATCAAGGTTTTAAAAACACCCACAATAGATTTGGAGTAATTGATTTTACAAAACTTCAATTAGACATAAAAGAAAACCTAGGCTATGAAGTTGATATTGAAGCAACTTTAACAGTAAAGGGAATATCCCAAGAACTTGAAAAAGTGGGATTACTTGATGCTTTTTATGAAATGATTACAAAAAAAGCAAATGAACAAATAAAACAATGGTTTAAAACATCAAATGTAAAAGCCATAATATTAGAACAAAAAGAGGTACTAGGATGGTAA
- the cobA gene encoding uroporphyrinogen-III C-methyltransferase — MIKKIYLVGAGPGELDLLTLKAVKIIEQADVILYDALVNEQVFQFCKENCLKVNVGKRKGKHLKQQEEINDLLVGYAKTHEVVVRLKGGTPFVFGRGYEEVRAIKEAGFDVEIVSGVSSTTSVPESFMLPLVDRKFNDSYRTITGHDIDVFKSIVKSYHDRENLIIMMGVHNIKNIVEYLLSIDFPKDLPIAVLSRGTTNSSSQRIFSLDEVNNQNEEFFEDLRKLTPAILFIGRTILAMKEIQ; from the coding sequence ATGATTAAAAAAATATATTTAGTTGGTGCAGGACCTGGAGAATTAGACTTACTTACACTAAAAGCTGTAAAGATAATAGAACAAGCAGATGTAATTTTATATGATGCTTTAGTAAACGAGCAAGTTTTCCAGTTCTGTAAAGAAAACTGCCTAAAAGTAAATGTAGGAAAAAGAAAAGGTAAACACTTAAAACAACAAGAAGAGATAAATGACCTTTTAGTTGGCTATGCAAAAACACATGAAGTAGTAGTAAGACTAAAAGGTGGAACTCCTTTTGTTTTTGGTCGTGGATATGAAGAAGTTAGAGCTATAAAAGAAGCTGGCTTTGATGTAGAGATTGTATCAGGAGTAAGTTCAACAACTTCAGTACCAGAAAGCTTTATGTTACCACTTGTAGATAGAAAATTTAATGATTCATATAGAACCATAACAGGACATGATATCGATGTTTTTAAAAGTATTGTTAAATCATACCATGATAGAGAAAATCTAATTATTATGATGGGTGTTCACAATATCAAAAATATTGTTGAGTATCTTTTAAGTATCGATTTTCCAAAAGATTTACCAATTGCAGTATTAAGTAGAGGAACAACAAATAGTTCTTCACAAAGAATATTTAGCCTTGATGAGGTAAATAATCAAAATGAAGAGTTCTTTGAGGATTTAAGAAAATTAACTCCAGCGATACTATTTATTGGAAGAACAATTCTTGCAATGAAAGAGATTCAATAA
- a CDS encoding (2Fe-2S) ferredoxin domain-containing protein, translated as MENKNEKLFNNMGSEVAEGFTCKPKQFDASKPIMHFKTQLFLCDDERCSKAHKGKDVAATLREVIKELALSKGEERIKVVRTGCFGACRFRSVANIYENTQRNGYLENNAIWLKNVHQYDKEKWVKLFKALSNNEKLDMAEFKIVPMSEMDTYKND; from the coding sequence ATGGAAAATAAAAACGAAAAACTTTTCAATAATATGGGAAGTGAGGTAGCAGAGGGTTTTACTTGCAAACCAAAACAGTTTGATGCTAGTAAACCTATCATGCACTTTAAAACTCAACTTTTTTTATGTGATGATGAAAGATGTTCAAAGGCTCACAAAGGAAAAGATGTAGCTGCAACTTTAAGAGAAGTTATAAAAGAGCTAGCTCTATCAAAAGGTGAAGAAAGAATCAAAGTTGTAAGAACAGGTTGTTTTGGAGCTTGTAGATTTAGATCTGTTGCAAATATCTATGAAAATACACAAAGAAATGGTTATTTAGAAAATAATGCTATTTGGCTTAAAAATGTTCATCAGTATGATAAAGAAAAGTGGGTAAAATTATTTAAAGCATTAAGCAATAATGAAAAACTTGACATGGCAGAATTTAAAATAGTTCCTATGTCAGAAATGGACACATACAAAAATGATTAA